The Bos indicus x Bos taurus breed Angus x Brahman F1 hybrid chromosome 25, Bos_hybrid_MaternalHap_v2.0, whole genome shotgun sequence genome has a window encoding:
- the GPRC5B gene encoding G-protein coupled receptor family C group 5 member B — protein sequence MRTHQALAFLLLFVIASGASENASTSRGCGLDLLPQYVSLCDLDTIWGIVVEAVAGAGALITLLLMLILLVRLPFIKDKEKKDPVGLHFLFLLGTLGLFGLTFAFIIREDETICSVRRFLWGVLFALCFSCLLSQAWRVRRLVRHGKSPSGWQLVGMALCLMLVQVIIAIEWLVLTVLRDAKPACAYEPMDFTMALIYDMVLLVATLVLAFFSLCGKFKKWKQNGVCILVTAFLSVLIWVAWMTMYLFGNAELRQGDAWGDPTLAITLVASGWVFVIFHAIPEIHCTILPAPQENTPNYFDTSQPRMRETAFEEDVQLPRTYMENKAFSMDEHNAALRTAGFRNGSLGNRPSAPFRSNVYQPTEMAVVLNGGTIPTAPPSYTGRHLW from the exons ATGAGAACCCACCAGGCGCTCGCCTTCCTCCTGCTCTTCGTGATTGCCTCCGGGGCCTCTGAGAACGCCAGCACATCCCGGGGCTGCGGGCTGGACCTTCTCCCTCAGTACGTGTCCCTGTGCGACCTGGACACCATCTGGGGCATCGTGGTGGAGGCGGTGGCCGGGGCAGGCGCCCTGATCACACTGCTCCTGATGCTCATCCTGCTGGTGCGGCTGCCGTTCATCAAGGACAAGGAGAAAAAGGACCCTGTGGGCCtccacttcctcttcctcctggggACCCTGGGTCTCTTTGGGCTGACCTTCGCCTTTATCATCCGGGAGGACGAGACCATCTGCTCGGTCCGCCGGTTCCTCTGGGGCGTCCTCTTCGCACTCTGCTTCTCCTGCCTGCTGAGTCAGGCATGGCGAGTGAGGAGGCTGGTGCGCCACGGCAAGAGCCCCTCGGGCTGGCAGCTGGTGGGCATGGCCCTGTGCCTGATGCTGGTGCAGGTCATCATCGCCATCGAGTGGCTGGTGCTGACCGTGCTTCGAGACGCGAAGCCGGCCTGTGCCTACGAGCCCATGGACTTCACGATGGCCCTCATCTACGACATGGTACTGCTCGTGGCCACCCTGGTGCTGGCCTTTTTCTCACTGTGTGGCAAGTTCAAGAAGTGGAAGCAGAATGGAGTCTGCATCTTGGTCACGGCCTTCCTCTCCGTGCTCATCTGGGTGGCTTGGATGACCATGTACCTCTTTGGCAACGCTGAGCTACGACAGGGAGATGCCTGGGGCGACCCCACCTTGGCCATCACGCTGGTGGCCAGTGGCTGGGTCTTCGTCATCTTCCATGCCATCCCGGAGATCCACTGCACCATTCTGCCAGCCCCGCAGGAAAACACGCCCAACTACTTCGACACGTCACAGCCAAGGATGCGGGAGACGGCGTTTGAGGAGGACGTGCAGCTGCCACGGACCTACATGGAGAACAAAGCCTTCTCAATGGATGAACACAATGCAG CTCTCCGAACTGCAGGATTTCGCAATGGCAGCTTGGGAAACAGACCCAGCGCTCCGTTCAGAAGCAACGTGTATCAGCCAACTGAGATGGCCGTTGTGCTCAACGGGGGGACT ATCCCAACCGCTCCGCCAAGTTACACTGGAAGACACCTCTGGTGA